The Trueperaceae bacterium genome contains a region encoding:
- a CDS encoding BatA domain-containing protein — protein sequence MSFLAPGALALLALLPLVVALHAFRSGRHRTASLFLWRKVAATREGRSAGRRIPWRRPRLWLHLAIVTATVLALAGPTGGGGHVVEHRIVLLDASHAMRATDVEPTRFGASLAWLRRTIERAPEREVLTIVRVGHEATLVAARRPAGAELAARVAGLRPDDTTPAWGDAVALAAAVSNPAEATQVQIVSTGETRDAIDAALHDSDPELTADVQRFTVAGSGPNVGLANVTVRPAASPAGRWVVEGDVHASGVDPGTTVDVQVRYRSMDATSALPWAETEVDVGPDERVSFEVIVDLPGIGWVEVRTVQGGVHPVDDAVWHVVDPGTVPTRVAVVGPPDPAVLAALAAIDGVRTVPLDALPTERDAPPFDVVIATGPGVDPGTGSVLWLGEPPSTYVRGAAISTTTPRTVAPGHPLMREVDATDLGLDTVTPLRLPDGARPLVGMEGNVLAWSRTTDVGRQVAVGFGTDDGDWAARPSFPAFVASFVAWARSTPVSEGWACAVARPCPLPTSAYGGGWRIVDASGDTMATGDALYGVEEAGIDRVWPPGAFSHAFTPTRAGPYELRFADGTVVPLAAYGATARDRPGSVDADGASGRPLPDVAGDGWAAWRWWLAIAAGLLGLDAVIVLRDARRAWAGPARAPSTRWLAGVALGVGAVLPALMALALVPSLLATPAATWVSIRTPWSEAVPAEGGPFGRRATWRTVDVVVGSPVVDSGSWKARTDAVVATLPEAIEVGAALHRGSGPLHVDARALDTRDVPVEDAVAWRRRVAGGSTTVRVSADAQVAPSGASSLRIDVPDAPRAGGAYALDVAFAPRTSATSLEVVDAGGQVVHEVELPAGARR from the coding sequence GTGAGTTTCCTGGCCCCCGGAGCGCTGGCGCTCCTGGCGCTGCTTCCCCTCGTCGTCGCGCTTCACGCGTTCCGGAGCGGACGCCACCGCACCGCCAGCCTGTTCCTGTGGCGCAAGGTCGCGGCCACGCGCGAGGGGAGGTCGGCCGGTCGACGCATTCCATGGCGTCGGCCACGCCTTTGGCTTCACCTGGCCATCGTCACGGCGACGGTCCTCGCGCTGGCGGGACCCACGGGCGGCGGAGGCCACGTCGTCGAGCACCGGATCGTCCTTCTCGACGCGTCCCACGCCATGCGCGCGACGGACGTCGAGCCGACGCGCTTCGGCGCGAGCCTCGCCTGGTTGCGCCGCACGATCGAGCGTGCCCCCGAGCGTGAGGTTCTCACGATCGTGCGCGTAGGACACGAAGCGACGCTGGTCGCGGCTCGGCGCCCGGCGGGCGCCGAGCTTGCCGCGCGGGTCGCGGGCCTCCGGCCGGACGACACGACCCCCGCCTGGGGCGACGCCGTCGCGCTGGCCGCGGCGGTGTCGAACCCGGCCGAGGCGACCCAGGTGCAGATCGTATCGACGGGGGAAACGCGCGACGCGATCGATGCGGCACTGCACGATTCCGACCCCGAGCTCACCGCCGACGTCCAGCGCTTCACGGTCGCGGGGTCGGGACCGAACGTCGGGCTCGCGAACGTCACCGTCCGCCCCGCCGCTTCGCCGGCCGGACGGTGGGTCGTCGAGGGCGACGTGCACGCGAGCGGCGTGGATCCGGGCACGACCGTCGACGTTCAGGTCCGCTACCGGTCGATGGACGCGACGAGCGCCCTTCCGTGGGCCGAGACCGAGGTCGACGTGGGACCGGACGAGCGCGTCTCGTTCGAGGTCATCGTCGACCTTCCCGGGATCGGCTGGGTCGAGGTGCGCACCGTGCAGGGTGGCGTGCACCCCGTCGACGATGCCGTATGGCACGTCGTCGATCCCGGGACCGTACCGACGCGGGTCGCCGTCGTCGGTCCGCCCGACCCCGCGGTGCTCGCTGCCCTGGCGGCCATCGACGGCGTCCGGACGGTGCCCCTCGACGCGCTTCCGACCGAGCGCGACGCTCCGCCCTTCGACGTGGTGATCGCCACGGGGCCCGGCGTCGATCCGGGGACGGGATCGGTCCTGTGGCTCGGAGAGCCGCCGAGCACCTACGTTCGCGGCGCCGCCATCTCGACCACGACCCCGCGGACCGTGGCGCCCGGACACCCGCTGATGCGCGAGGTCGACGCCACGGATCTCGGGCTCGACACCGTCACTCCGTTGCGCCTTCCCGATGGCGCCCGTCCCCTCGTGGGCATGGAGGGGAACGTCCTGGCGTGGAGTCGAACCACGGACGTCGGTCGCCAGGTCGCCGTCGGATTCGGGACCGACGACGGTGATTGGGCGGCACGCCCAAGCTTCCCTGCCTTCGTCGCCTCGTTCGTGGCGTGGGCCCGATCCACGCCGGTGAGCGAAGGGTGGGCGTGCGCCGTCGCGCGTCCCTGCCCCTTGCCCACGTCGGCGTACGGTGGGGGCTGGCGGATCGTCGATGCCTCGGGCGACACGATGGCGACCGGCGACGCGCTGTACGGCGTAGAGGAGGCAGGCATCGACCGGGTGTGGCCACCGGGTGCCTTTTCCCATGCCTTCACGCCGACCCGGGCGGGCCCGTACGAACTTCGCTTCGCAGACGGCACCGTCGTTCCCCTCGCCGCGTACGGGGCGACGGCCCGCGATCGGCCGGGGAGCGTCGATGCCGATGGTGCGTCGGGCCGCCCACTGCCCGACGTCGCCGGAGACGGGTGGGCGGCGTGGCGGTGGTGGCTCGCCATCGCCGCGGGTCTCCTGGGGCTCGATGCCGTCATCGTCCTGCGGGACGCACGTCGCGCGTGGGCCGGTCCGGCGCGCGCGCCTTCGACGCGGTGGCTCGCCGGCGTGGCGTTGGGGGTCGGCGCCGTCCTTCCCGCGCTCATGGCCCTGGCCCTCGTTCCGAGCCTCCTCGCGACGCCGGCGGCGACGTGGGTGTCGATCCGCACCCCGTGGAGCGAGGCGGTACCGGCGGAAGGTGGCCCGTTCGGTCGGAGGGCGACGTGGCGGACCGTCGACGTCGTCGTGGGATCCCCCGTCGTCGACTCCGGCTCCTGGAAGGCGCGGACCGATGCGGTCGTCGCGACCCTCCCCGAGGCCATCGAGGTGGGGGCCGCCCTGCACCGCGGGTCCGGTCCCCTTCACGTCGATGCCCGAGCTCTCGACACCCGCGACGTTCCCGTGGAGGACGCGGTGGCATGGAGGCGACGGGTGGCGGGGGGTTCCACGACCGTTCGCGTTTCGGCCGATGCCCAGGTCGCCCCGTCGGGCGCATCCAGCTTGCGTATCGACGTACCGGACGCCCCTCGTGCGGGGGGCGCCTACGCGTTGGACGTCGCCTTCGCCCCGCGGACGTCCGCGACGTCGCTGGAGGTGGTCGATGCCGGGGGCCAGGTCGTACACGAGGTGGAGCTTCCTGCGGGTGCGCGGCGC